GGTTAGCAGGAACCGTCTTTTTCTAAACTGGACGTTTCCATGGAATATATCGGCGCCGCTGTGGCGGGCGTCGTTGGTCTTGTTGTGGGCTTCTTTGTTGATCGCATCATCAAAGGCGGCGCCTACAAGACACGCGACGAGATTCTGCAACAGGCATCTCGCGATGCCGACAATCTCCGCAAAGATCGTGAGATTGCTCTCAAAGAGGAAATGCTGAAGCGGCGGGAGAAACTGGAACTAAAGCTCGAAGAATCCCGCGACGCACTACGAAAACGAGAACGCGAAATCGACACTCGCGAAGTCCAGCTCAAAGAACAGAACAACGACTTCCGCAAGAAAGAACAGATGCTGCAAACGACGCAGCAAAAGCTGGCGGAACGAGCCAAAGCGATGGAAGCTCGACAGACTGAGCTAAACCGCCTGCTGAAGGAAGAACAGGAACAGCTTTACAAAATCAGCGAACTGAATCACGACGAAGCCAAGTCGTTGCTGCTGAAACGCCTCGAAACCGAGCTCTCCGACGAAGTCGGCGCTCTGATCATGAAGCATGAATCAGAGGTCAAAACGGAATGTGATCGCCAGGCTCGTGAAGTGATTGGCATGGCTGTCCAACGGTATGCGTCGGCTCATACTTCTGAGATCGCTGTTTCCACCGTCGACATTCCGAACGACGAAATGAAGGGTCGCATCATCGGTCGCGAAGGCCGCAACATTCGAGCCTTCGAAAAGGAAACCGGCGTTGATGTGATCGTCGATGATACGCCAGGCGTGGTCATCATTTCGGCCTTCGATACTGTGCGTCGTGAAATCGGTAAGCTATCGCTGGTCAAGCTGATTCAGGACGGCCGCATTCATCCGACTCGCATCGAAGAGATCGTTGCGGAGACTCAGAAGGAGATGGACGAACACATTCGTCGACTGGGTCTGGAAGCGTGCGAAGAAGTCGGCATTCGTGGCCTGCACGAAAAGATCGTGTACCTGATGGGCCGGCTGCATTTTCGAGTCAGTTACAGCCAGAACGTACGGCAGCATAGCGTCGAAGTGGCTCACCTGACTGGTCTGTTGGCTGAGCAACTTGGCTTGGATGGCACGCTGGCTCGACGTTGTGGATTTCTGCATGACATCGGCAAAGCGGCGGACCACGAAATGGAAGGTGGTCATCCCGCCGTTGGTGCGGAACTGCTGAAACGCTACGGCGAAAACGAAGAAGTGGTCCACGCCGCCTTTGGGCATCACGACGACATTCGTCCCGAACACATCTACACGGTGCTGGTTGCGGCTGCCGATGCGATTTCGGCCGCTCGACCGGGAGCTCGTCGCGAGACGCTGGAAAAGTACGTGCGACGTCTGGAAGAGCTGGAAGGTTTGGCCTGCGGTTTCCCTGGAGTCCAGCAGGCGTTCGCCGTTCAGGCCGGACGTGAGATTCGAATCATCGTGGACGCCGAACAGATCAACGATCGTCAGGCCAAAAAGATGACTCGCGATATTGCAACCGCGATCGAACAGTCGTTGACGTATCCCGGTGAGATCAAGGTAACCGTGCTGCGCGAGACCCGAACGATCGAGTACGCGAAGTAAATGTGAAACTCAGGAACAGTCTTACGACTCGTTCCGCACGGCAGGCTTGCGAGCCGTCGTTCAACCTGGAACGTTGTCTTGGGATCATCCCTCAACATCAACAAAAGCTGTGCTTATGTCTTCCTTCCTCGTTGTCACGATCGGGATACTCATCGTCCTGGGGCTGATTATCGGCCTGCGAATCAATGCATTTATCGCCCTGATCGTGGCCGCAATCGCGGTCAGCTTTCTGGCCGCTGACCCGGAGCCTGTCGACGGTGTCGAAGCGCCGCCGGTGTCGATGAAGGAAAAGCTGGATCGCGTGTCCCGCGAGTTTGGAAGTTCGGCGGGCAAGATCGGGCTGGTCATCGGCTTCGCCGCCGTCATCGGGGAAGCCATGATGCGCAGCGGTGCAGCTGACCGGATCGTGATGGCATTTCTGAGTGTCCTTGGCGTCAAGCGAGCTCCGTGGGCGCTGATGGGCAGCGGGTTTGTGTTGTCCGTACCGGTGTTTTTCGACACCGTGTTTTATCTGCTGGTGCCGTTAGCGCGATCGTTGTATGCCAACACGAAGAAGAATTTTTTGCTGTATGTATTGGCCATCTCTGCCGGTGGCGCAATTACGCACACTCTGGTGCCGCCGACACCAGGTCCGTTGTTCATGGCAGTCCGGCTAGGGGTTCCCGTCGGGCTGATGATTTTTGTTGGCAGCCTTGTCGCTTTTCCTGCGGCTTTGTCCGGTATCCTGTTCGCCACGTTTCTCGACAAGCGAATTAAGATCGAATCGTTAGAGGACAAGGACGAAACCACCGGCGGAATCGCCCGTGATCTTGAGAATACCGAGCCCACGGAGCTAAGTTCTCCCGTGCCATTATGGGAAGCGTTGTTGCCTGTCGTGTTACCCGTGATTTTGATTTCGGGTGACACCCTTGTCGACACATTGCAGGTCAAAGATGTCACTGCAGAAGTGATTCAGGTCGACGATGCGTCTTTACTGGCCAGTGCGGAAAACAATCCGACCTTTCGAATCGACCTGTCGCACTACGCGGATTTACCTGACGTGGGCGACACGGTTCACGTGACTCCGCAGCAGAAGCTTGAGGACGGCAATACCGCAGCGATTCCGTTCTCTCCTAATTCCTTTAACGACATCAAGCCGTACACCGAAATCGCCGGCAACCCGGGCCTCGCACTCTTGTTGTCCATGACGCTGGCACTGATCACATGGGTTCGCTGGAAGAAGCCGACCGGCAAAGAATTTTCGACGGCTGTGGAAATCGCGTTGCTAAGCGGTGGTCTTGTAATTCTGATCACGGCGGCCGGTGGTGCTTTTGGGTCGATGCTGAAAGTGACCAACATCGCCGTCGACATCAAAGCTCTGTTTGAAGACAGCAATGCCGTCGGCCTGACGTCGCTGTTTCTGGCCTTCGGAATGGCGGCCTTGTTGAAGGTCGCTCAGGGGTCAAGCACGACTGCGATGATTACGGTTTCCAGCATGATGGCATCCTTCGGGCTGACGGAAGCTGAGCTGGGGTTCAATCTGGTTTACATCTGTACGGCGATCGGTGCCGGATCACTGATAGGGTCGTGGATGAATGACAGCGGATTCTGGATCGTGGCGAAAATGAGCGGCCTTTCAGAAACCGAAGCCTTAAAAACGTGGACGCCGCTGTTGATCGTGCTGGGCTGTGTTAGCCTGACCATGACCATCATCCTGTCGATGGCCATGCCACTGCTGTCTGCCGGTTGACGAAATCGAATTTATTGGACACAGTGACACCAGTAAATGGACGCGAATTCGCACCAAATCTGGCACGATTTCATGAGCCTGCGTCAACGTCCTCCAGCGGTTCAAACAGCACCACACATGAGTCCATTAGTCGAAGTGCAAAATCAGCGGTTCACCGCGATCTCGTTGCCGTAACAATACTGTTGTCAGCCCACAATTTCGCCGTCGTTTCAGTTCCCTTAAAGTTTCCCGAATGTCCCGCACCGCTACAGATAACGAATCGCGAGAGCAGTGTTTCCGTGACCTGCTGGGTTATCTGAATTTCTCTGACGGCACGCC
This DNA window, taken from Fuerstiella marisgermanici, encodes the following:
- a CDS encoding GntP family permease, giving the protein MSSFLVVTIGILIVLGLIIGLRINAFIALIVAAIAVSFLAADPEPVDGVEAPPVSMKEKLDRVSREFGSSAGKIGLVIGFAAVIGEAMMRSGAADRIVMAFLSVLGVKRAPWALMGSGFVLSVPVFFDTVFYLLVPLARSLYANTKKNFLLYVLAISAGGAITHTLVPPTPGPLFMAVRLGVPVGLMIFVGSLVAFPAALSGILFATFLDKRIKIESLEDKDETTGGIARDLENTEPTELSSPVPLWEALLPVVLPVILISGDTLVDTLQVKDVTAEVIQVDDASLLASAENNPTFRIDLSHYADLPDVGDTVHVTPQQKLEDGNTAAIPFSPNSFNDIKPYTEIAGNPGLALLLSMTLALITWVRWKKPTGKEFSTAVEIALLSGGLVILITAAGGAFGSMLKVTNIAVDIKALFEDSNAVGLTSLFLAFGMAALLKVAQGSSTTAMITVSSMMASFGLTEAELGFNLVYICTAIGAGSLIGSWMNDSGFWIVAKMSGLSETEALKTWTPLLIVLGCVSLTMTIILSMAMPLLSAG
- the rny gene encoding ribonuclease Y, with the translated sequence MEYIGAAVAGVVGLVVGFFVDRIIKGGAYKTRDEILQQASRDADNLRKDREIALKEEMLKRREKLELKLEESRDALRKREREIDTREVQLKEQNNDFRKKEQMLQTTQQKLAERAKAMEARQTELNRLLKEEQEQLYKISELNHDEAKSLLLKRLETELSDEVGALIMKHESEVKTECDRQAREVIGMAVQRYASAHTSEIAVSTVDIPNDEMKGRIIGREGRNIRAFEKETGVDVIVDDTPGVVIISAFDTVRREIGKLSLVKLIQDGRIHPTRIEEIVAETQKEMDEHIRRLGLEACEEVGIRGLHEKIVYLMGRLHFRVSYSQNVRQHSVEVAHLTGLLAEQLGLDGTLARRCGFLHDIGKAADHEMEGGHPAVGAELLKRYGENEEVVHAAFGHHDDIRPEHIYTVLVAAADAISAARPGARRETLEKYVRRLEELEGLACGFPGVQQAFAVQAGREIRIIVDAEQINDRQAKKMTRDIATAIEQSLTYPGEIKVTVLRETRTIEYAK